Proteins encoded within one genomic window of Suricata suricatta isolate VVHF042 chromosome 17, meerkat_22Aug2017_6uvM2_HiC, whole genome shotgun sequence:
- the LOC115282373 gene encoding Golgi apparatus membrane protein TVP23 homolog B isoform X2 → MLQQDSNDDTEDVSLFDAEEETTNRPKKSKIRHPVASFFHLFFRVSAIVVYLLCELFSSSFIACMVTIILLLSCDFWAVKNVTGRLMVGLRWWNHIDEDGKSHWVFESRKASAQESKTVSEAESRIFWLGLIACPVLWVIFAFSALFSFRVKWLAVVIMGVALQGANLYGYIRCKVGSRKNLTNMATSYLGKQLLRQDTGDDQTS, encoded by the exons ATGTTGCAGCAG GACAGCAATGATGACACCGAGGACGTTTCCCTGTTTGATGCGGAAGAGGAGACCACTAACAGACCAAAAAAGTCCAAAATCAG ACATCCAGTGGCGTCATTTTTCCACTTGTTCTTCCGAGTCAGCGCCATCGTGGTCTATCTGCTCTGCGAATTGTTCAGCAGCAGCTTCATTGCCTGTATGGTGACAATTATCTTGCTGTTGTCATGTGACTTTTGGGCAGTCAAG AATGTCACAGGTAGACTCATGGTTGGACTGCGTTGGTGGAATCATATAGATGAAGATGGAAAAAGCCATTGGGTGTTTGAGTCCAGGAAG GCATCCGCTCAAGAGAGTAAAACTGTTTCCGAGGCCGAATCAAGAATCTTCTGGCTAGGACTCATCGCCTGTCCGGTGCTGTGGGTGATATTTGCCTTCAGCGCGCTCTTCTCCTTCAGAGTGAAGTGGTTG GCGGTGGTCATCATGGGCGTGGCGCTCCAGGGGGCCAACCTGTACGGCTACATCAGGTGCAAAGTGGGCAGCAGGAAGAACTTAACCAACATGGCCACGTCGTACCTCGGAAAGCAGCTGTTGCGACAG GACACCGGAGATGACCAGACTTCCTGA
- the LOC115282373 gene encoding Golgi apparatus membrane protein TVP23 homolog B isoform X3, protein MVGLRWWNHIDEDGKSHWVFESRKASAQESKTVSEAESRIFWLGLIACPVLWVIFAFSALFSFRVKWLAVVIMGVALQGANLYGYIRCKVGSRKNLTNMATSYLGKQLLRQDTGDDQTS, encoded by the exons ATGGTTGGACTGCGTTGGTGGAATCATATAGATGAAGATGGAAAAAGCCATTGGGTGTTTGAGTCCAGGAAG GCATCCGCTCAAGAGAGTAAAACTGTTTCCGAGGCCGAATCAAGAATCTTCTGGCTAGGACTCATCGCCTGTCCGGTGCTGTGGGTGATATTTGCCTTCAGCGCGCTCTTCTCCTTCAGAGTGAAGTGGTTG GCGGTGGTCATCATGGGCGTGGCGCTCCAGGGGGCCAACCTGTACGGCTACATCAGGTGCAAAGTGGGCAGCAGGAAGAACTTAACCAACATGGCCACGTCGTACCTCGGAAAGCAGCTGTTGCGACAG GACACCGGAGATGACCAGACTTCCTGA
- the LOC115282373 gene encoding Golgi apparatus membrane protein TVP23 homolog B isoform X1, with the protein MLQQDSNDDTEDVSLFDAEEETTNRPKKSKIRHPVASFFHLFFRVSAIVVYLLCELFSSSFIACMVTIILLLSCDFWAVKDSVLPIFLECGSHSQITLPPGSLTFFVPWTPFTVEVNVTGRLMVGLRWWNHIDEDGKSHWVFESRKASAQESKTVSEAESRIFWLGLIACPVLWVIFAFSALFSFRVKWLAVVIMGVALQGANLYGYIRCKVGSRKNLTNMATSYLGKQLLRQDTGDDQTS; encoded by the exons ATGTTGCAGCAG GACAGCAATGATGACACCGAGGACGTTTCCCTGTTTGATGCGGAAGAGGAGACCACTAACAGACCAAAAAAGTCCAAAATCAG ACATCCAGTGGCGTCATTTTTCCACTTGTTCTTCCGAGTCAGCGCCATCGTGGTCTATCTGCTCTGCGAATTGTTCAGCAGCAGCTTCATTGCCTGTATGGTGACAATTATCTTGCTGTTGTCATGTGACTTTTGGGCAGTCAAG GACTCTGTGCTACCGATCTTTCTGGAATGTGGCTCTCATTCCCAAATCACCTTACCGCCCGGATCCCTAACCTTTTTTGTGCCGTGGACCCCTTTTACAGTCGAGGTT AATGTCACAGGTAGACTCATGGTTGGACTGCGTTGGTGGAATCATATAGATGAAGATGGAAAAAGCCATTGGGTGTTTGAGTCCAGGAAG GCATCCGCTCAAGAGAGTAAAACTGTTTCCGAGGCCGAATCAAGAATCTTCTGGCTAGGACTCATCGCCTGTCCGGTGCTGTGGGTGATATTTGCCTTCAGCGCGCTCTTCTCCTTCAGAGTGAAGTGGTTG GCGGTGGTCATCATGGGCGTGGCGCTCCAGGGGGCCAACCTGTACGGCTACATCAGGTGCAAAGTGGGCAGCAGGAAGAACTTAACCAACATGGCCACGTCGTACCTCGGAAAGCAGCTGTTGCGACAG GACACCGGAGATGACCAGACTTCCTGA